The segment ACCAATGGAGTAGACGATCTTGTCCGCTCTCCAAAGTGGACACGACTCGAATTGAGCAAGGCGTCGCGGTATTAAAAGCAAGCGAGTAGCTGCTGCCTGTAATGCTGAGAAAAACTCACGTGGTAACTTGCCTCGGCTATAAAGCTCCCAAGAGAAACGATACCCGCAGAGCCTGTTCCAATAGGCTGATCGGAGTTACTTCCAATGTTTCGTTCTAGTCCACTGATATTGCCAACAGTACCAATCGAACCAGGCTTTGCATCCGTGGTGAAGGCTGGTATCTGCACCGCCTTTAGCACCGCCAGGTCTTCCGGCAGGTCATCCGCAATGCGCTCCGCAAAACCCTGCAACGTCAACTCCGCGAGCATAAACAACCAAGCCTGATCATCGGACTCGCCTGTGCGCCGAAGCACTCGTCCCAGCACTTGCCGGTAGTGCAACTCGGTACGAATGCGGCTGAGATAGCAGCACACTTGCAGCCGTGGGATGTCCGTGCCTTCGCTGATCATTCCAACCGCGACAATCCACCGGCAGGCGCCGTGCCTGAACGCATTGATTATCTGCTGCGCATCGGGGGTTTTGTTGGTCACGATATGGCAGCCTTCACCCCTGGCGCCCAGGGCTTGAGCAATTTGCTGGGCGTGCTCAATATCGGTGGCAACCACCAAACCAGCCGCATCAGGTTTGATCTGGCGAAGCTCATCCAGTTTGCTGCAGCCGAGGTCAAGCAGTTGCTCGATCACCTCGTCGTGCCGCAGCAGTTCTTCGTAG is part of the Pseudomonas lalkuanensis genome and harbors:
- a CDS encoding DEAD/DEAH box helicase; the encoded protein is MTRSLRDWQFSCIKRALEHFTVTPHFFCQATPGAGKTRMAAELAGRLLEQDKIDLVLCFAPSCQVVEGFRSTFAAVLGRRLDGQMGAVGAAFTYQAMEYRDEGFWQLLDDYRVLVVFDEIHHCAGHDPLLSNAWGQQILRRIQDRAAFTLALSGTPWRSDDRAIALARYSTPERHLICDYRYGLKEAIADGVCRSPRIVLLDNQKVKLTEEVGTDSTVRMFPSIVKLLGESPVTYEELLRHDEVIEQLLDLGCSKLDELRQIKPDAAGLVVATDIEHAQQIAQALGARGEGCHIVTNKTPDAQQIINAFRHGACRWIVAVGMISEGTDIPRLQVCCYLSRIRTELHYRQVLGRVLRRTGESDDQAWLFMLAELTLQGFAERIADDLPEDLAVLKAVQIPAFTTDAKPGSIGTVGNISGLERNIGSNSDQPIGTGSAGIVSLGSFIAEASYHVSFSQHYRQQLLACF